In Prosthecomicrobium sp. N25, one DNA window encodes the following:
- the pstC gene encoding phosphate ABC transporter permease subunit PstC, giving the protein MSTIYLAALLVLVLASFVMGRGRALSLQAGGTAKLHSLPSYHGWWVVAAAAAPMILVMVLWSALVPGLIEAAALGSLPPAMQPSDPLARATLLREIANLNAGTFTGEARPEVAAAAAAMKSWSTVSDWARLAVGLGLGGVGLWWALNQVDVRFRARNRVERVVLWIMIACSVVAVLTTVGIVFSVLFESLRFFARYPWYDFLFGLQWSPQTAIRTDQVGQSGAFGAVPLFVGTALIMVIAMCVAVPVGLFSAIYMAEYASPRIRATAKPILEILAGVPTVVFGFFAALTVAPMIRSAGVSLGLDVASESALAAGLVMGVMIIPFVSSLSDDIINAVPQSLRDGSYAMGATRSETIRKVVLPAALPGIVSAIMLAISRAVGETMIVVMAAGLAANLTFNPLEAVTTVTVQIKTLLVGDQEFDSAKTLSAFALGFVLFFFTLSLNVIALKIVQKYREQYD; this is encoded by the coding sequence ATGTCGACGATTTACTTGGCCGCGCTCCTCGTGCTCGTCCTGGCCTCCTTCGTGATGGGGCGCGGGCGGGCGCTCTCCCTGCAGGCGGGCGGCACCGCGAAGCTTCACTCCCTTCCCTCCTATCACGGCTGGTGGGTGGTCGCCGCCGCCGCCGCCCCCATGATCCTCGTCATGGTGCTCTGGTCCGCGCTCGTGCCCGGACTGATCGAGGCCGCCGCGCTCGGCTCCCTGCCACCGGCCATGCAGCCGTCAGACCCCTTGGCCCGCGCCACCCTCCTGCGCGAGATCGCCAACCTCAATGCAGGAACCTTCACGGGCGAGGCGCGGCCGGAAGTGGCCGCGGCGGCCGCCGCGATGAAGTCTTGGAGCACGGTCTCCGACTGGGCGCGTCTGGCGGTCGGGCTCGGGCTGGGCGGGGTGGGCCTCTGGTGGGCGCTGAACCAGGTCGACGTCCGTTTCCGCGCCCGTAACCGCGTCGAGCGCGTGGTCCTGTGGATCATGATCGCCTGCTCGGTGGTCGCGGTGCTGACGACGGTCGGCATCGTCTTCTCGGTCCTGTTCGAGAGCCTCCGCTTCTTCGCCCGCTATCCCTGGTACGACTTCCTGTTCGGGCTCCAGTGGTCGCCCCAGACGGCGATCCGTACGGACCAGGTGGGCCAGTCCGGGGCCTTCGGCGCCGTCCCCCTGTTCGTCGGAACGGCGCTGATCATGGTGATCGCGATGTGTGTCGCCGTGCCGGTCGGCCTCTTCTCCGCGATCTACATGGCCGAGTACGCCTCGCCGCGGATCCGCGCCACCGCCAAGCCGATCCTCGAGATCCTCGCCGGCGTGCCGACGGTGGTCTTCGGCTTCTTCGCGGCCCTGACCGTCGCGCCGATGATCCGCAGCGCCGGCGTCTCCCTCGGTCTCGACGTCGCCTCCGAGTCGGCGCTGGCCGCCGGCCTCGTCATGGGCGTGATGATCATTCCCTTCGTCTCGTCTCTCTCCGACGACATCATCAATGCGGTGCCGCAATCGCTGCGCGACGGGTCCTACGCCATGGGCGCGACCAGGTCCGAGACGATCCGCAAGGTGGTCCTGCCCGCGGCCCTGCCCGGGATCGTGTCGGCGATCATGCTGGCGATCAGCCGCGCGGTCGGCGAGACGATGATCGTCGTGATGGCCGCCGGCCTCGCTGCCAACCTCACCTTCAATCCGCTCGAGGCGGTCACGACGGTGACCGTGCAGATCAAGACCCTTCTGGTGGGCGACCAGGAGTTCGACAGCGCCAAGACGCTCTCCGCCTTCGCGCTCGGCTTCGTCCTGTTCTTTTTCACGCTGTCGCTCAACGTGATCGCGCTGAAGATCGTCCAGAAGTACAGGGAACAGTATGACTGA
- a CDS encoding PstS family phosphate ABC transporter substrate-binding protein has protein sequence MTITRFATAAAFGLAAAALAGAAQAQTRDQIRIVGSSTVYPFTTAVAEQFGKGGKFKTPVVESTGTGGGMKLFCAGLGAGHPDATNASRRIKASEFEDCDKNGVKEIVEIKVGFDGIVIANAKKGPDLKVNQSQLFLALAKQVPGPDGKLVANPYKMWNEIDPSLPAEKIEVLGPPPTSGTRDAFLELVMEPGAAKIPAMDALKKADAKAFDTAWKSIREDGAYVDAGENDNLIVQKLDSNPEAFGIFGYSFLEENTAKIKGATVAGQQPTFEAIASGKYPVSRSLFVYVKKQHVGVIPGLKEFVAEYVSDKAMGEDGYLADKGLIPLPKDQRAATTKVGKELAVIGKEGL, from the coding sequence GTGACGATCACCAGGTTCGCGACCGCCGCCGCCTTCGGCCTCGCCGCTGCCGCGCTCGCCGGCGCCGCACAGGCCCAGACCCGCGATCAGATCCGCATCGTCGGCTCGTCGACCGTCTATCCCTTCACGACCGCCGTCGCCGAGCAGTTCGGCAAGGGCGGCAAGTTCAAGACCCCGGTGGTCGAGTCGACCGGCACGGGCGGCGGCATGAAGCTCTTCTGCGCCGGCCTCGGCGCGGGCCACCCGGACGCCACCAACGCCTCGCGCCGCATCAAGGCCTCCGAGTTCGAGGACTGCGACAAGAACGGCGTCAAGGAGATCGTCGAGATCAAGGTCGGCTTCGACGGCATCGTGATCGCCAACGCCAAGAAGGGGCCGGACCTGAAGGTCAACCAGTCCCAGCTCTTCCTGGCGCTCGCCAAGCAGGTGCCGGGCCCGGACGGCAAGCTGGTCGCCAACCCCTACAAGATGTGGAACGAGATCGATCCCTCGCTGCCGGCCGAGAAGATCGAAGTGCTCGGCCCGCCGCCGACCTCGGGCACGCGCGACGCCTTCCTCGAGCTCGTCATGGAGCCGGGCGCGGCCAAGATCCCGGCGATGGACGCCCTCAAGAAGGCCGACGCCAAGGCCTTCGACACGGCCTGGAAGTCGATCCGCGAGGACGGCGCCTATGTCGACGCGGGCGAGAACGACAACCTGATCGTCCAGAAGCTCGACTCCAACCCGGAGGCCTTCGGCATCTTCGGCTACTCCTTCCTCGAGGAGAACACCGCCAAGATCAAGGGCGCGACGGTCGCCGGCCAGCAGCCGACCTTCGAGGCGATCGCGTCGGGCAAGTATCCGGTCTCCCGCTCGCTCTTCGTCTACGTCAAGAAGCAGCATGTCGGCGTGATCCCCGGTCTCAAGGAGTTCGTGGCCGAGTACGTGTCCGACAAGGCGATGGGCGAGGACGGGTACCTGGCCGACAAGGGCCTGATCCCGCTGCCGAAGGACCAGCGCGCCGCGACCACCAAGGTCGGCAAGGAACTCGCGGTCATCGGCAAGGAAGGCCTCTGA